In candidate division KSB1 bacterium, a single window of DNA contains:
- a CDS encoding glycosyltransferase family 2 protein translates to MRWGVGKAERDGTRSSAFPQVSIVIAARNEAQHIEACLRSVLAQDYPRGRLE, encoded by the coding sequence CTGCGTTGGGGAGTCGGCAAGGCCGAACGAGACGGCACGCGCTCCAGCGCCTTTCCCCAGGTGAGCATTGTCATCGCAGCCCGCAATGAGGCGCAACACATCGAAGCATGCTTGCGATCCGTTCTCGCGCAGGACTATCCGCGTGGACGACTGGAGA